The bacterium genomic sequence CAAGCGCCTCGCCTGATGCCCAGCGACCGCCCGCTTCGCCCTGGGCTGACCCAGTCTTGACGAAGCGCCGGCTCCGTGGCCTCGCCCGCCGGCAGCCAGCCTCGCCGTCCTTGACCCGGACGCGCCCAGTCAGATTGGGCTGCAATTGGCGTTAGGCACACAAGCAGTTGCAACTCCAGCGCGGTATGAATATATTGCATACCGGAGGACCAAATGCCAAAAACCAAGATCGCCATCGCGCTTAATCCCGCAGTTCTCGCCCGTCTCGACGGGCTTGTGATCGAAGCAGGCTTCCCAAGCCGCAGCCAAGCTGTGGAAGCGGCCATCGAAGAGAAGTTAGAGCGTCTTGAGCGAACACAGCTGGCGCGGGAATGCGCCAAGCTGGACCCGGCCTACGAAAAAGCCATGGCTGAGGAAGGCCTGAACGAGGATCTGGCAGAATGGCCCACCTACTGAGAGGTGAGATCCGCTGGGCGGATCTGAATCCCGTGCGAGCCCATGAGCAGGCTGGGTTACGGCCCGTTCTGATTCTAAGTCATGATGTGTTCAACGAGCGGTCAGGAACGGTAATCGCTGTCGCGCTGACCAGCCAGGTTCAGCGAGCAGGCTTTCCACTCACACTGGAGATCGAGGGAATTCCATTACCCAAACCGTCT encodes the following:
- a CDS encoding ribbon-helix-helix domain-containing protein, which encodes MPKTKIAIALNPAVLARLDGLVIEAGFPSRSQAVEAAIEEKLERLERTQLARECAKLDPAYEKAMAEEGLNEDLAEWPTY
- a CDS encoding type II toxin-antitoxin system PemK/MazF family toxin; translated protein: MAHLLRGEIRWADLNPVRAHEQAGLRPVLILSHDVFNERSGTVIAVALTSQVQRAGFPLTLEIEGIPLPKPSWVKISQIRTLAVERIGDRLGRISPEQLARVVEGLNQIIGA